One window of the Lytechinus variegatus isolate NC3 chromosome 3, Lvar_3.0, whole genome shotgun sequence genome contains the following:
- the LOC121411449 gene encoding histamine N-methyltransferase B-like isoform X1 → MDQECLTCRMGYLGADLVTEEELVDPVISNRRDSGMTTIKEDHYLDALTEFIRRCDQEEVMLAWIKKRCPNILNVLPIVESSPSNPVRVIGVGCGNGIMDVQVLREMSSLSAFTQEIAIEPNDAELLRFKARIEEDERLKSFTFDWIHATTEVFEVTMNQLVAEGAFPKVHFVHMLQMLYHARDMESTISNYYKALLDGGVMLITIASKKNNDMFKSFLDLEPKRNKQAPKNKKRYSDDVTRVLRRLGLKYDIENVIYHLDITECFKEDSKGGKLLLDFICLTNAAQVYQTLTTSDRDRLMKRLLDHCEQHPDGRVTVRLSFDAIVVTKSSEQTLLVPSSADSSADGNKLDAQ, encoded by the exons ATGGATCAGGAATGTTTAACTTGTCGAATGGGTTATCTAGGAGCCGATCTTGTTACTGAGGAGGAATTAGTAGATCCAGTAATA tcgAACCGACGTGACAGCGGTATGACCACGATCAAGGAAGACCACTACCTCGATGCCCTGACGGAATTCATACGACGATGTGACCAGGAGGAGGTGATGTTAGCTTGGATCAAGAAAAGGTGCCCCAATATCCTAAATGTGCTTCCCATCGTAGAAAGCTCACCGAGTAACCCTGTCAGGGTAATTGGTGTAGGATGCGGGAATG GTATAATGGATGTGCAAGTTCTACGAGAGATGAGTTCGTTGAGTGCCTTTACACAAGAGATCGCCATTGAGCCGAATGATGCCGAACTTCTCCGATTCAAGGCGAGGATAGAAGAAGACGAAAGACTAAAATCGTTTACCTTTGACTGGATACATGCGACGACAGAAGTTTTTGAG gTAACTATGAATCAACTTGTCGCAGAAGGCGCATTTCCAAAAGTTCATTTCGTCCACATGTTGCAGATGTTATACCATGCACGAGACATGGAATCTACCATTTCTAATTATTACAAGGCACTGCTTGATGGTGGAGTCATGCTCATCACGATAGCTTCAAAAA AGAATAACGACATGTTCAAGTCTTTCCTTGACCTCGAGCCAAAGCGGAATAAACAAGCCCCAAAGAACAAGAAACGCTACAGTGATGACGTCACACGTGTCCTGCGACGTCTGGGCCTCAAGTACGACATCGAGAACGTCATCTACCATCTGGACATCACGGAATGCTTCAAGGAAGATTCCAAAGGTGGCAAACTTCTTCTGGATTTCATCTGCCTCACCAACGCTGCTCAGGTCTACCAGACGCTGACGACCTCAGACAGGGACCGACTGATGAAAAGGCTGCTGGACCACTGCGAACAGCACCCCGACGGCCGGGTTACCGTCCGGCTAAGCTTCGATGCCATCGTGGTGACAAAGAGCAGTGAGCAAACTTTACTAGTTCCATCTTCAGCCGATAGCAGCGCGGATGGAAACAAATTGGACGCCCAATGA
- the LOC121411449 gene encoding histamine N-methyltransferase B-like isoform X3 has product MTTIKEDHYLDALTEFIRRCDQEEVMLAWIKKRCPNILNVLPIVESSPSNPVRVIGVGCGNGIMDVQVLREMSSLSAFTQEIAIEPNDAELLRFKARIEEDERLKSFTFDWIHATTEVFEVTMNQLVAEGAFPKVHFVHMLQMLYHARDMESTISNYYKALLDGGVMLITIASKKNNDMFKSFLDLEPKRNKQAPKNKKRYSDDVTRVLRRLGLKYDIENVIYHLDITECFKEDSKGGKLLLDFICLTNAAQVYQTLTTSDRDRLMKRLLDHCEQHPDGRVTVRLSFDAIVVTKSSEQTLLVPSSADSSADGNKLDAQ; this is encoded by the exons ATGACCACGATCAAGGAAGACCACTACCTCGATGCCCTGACGGAATTCATACGACGATGTGACCAGGAGGAGGTGATGTTAGCTTGGATCAAGAAAAGGTGCCCCAATATCCTAAATGTGCTTCCCATCGTAGAAAGCTCACCGAGTAACCCTGTCAGGGTAATTGGTGTAGGATGCGGGAATG GTATAATGGATGTGCAAGTTCTACGAGAGATGAGTTCGTTGAGTGCCTTTACACAAGAGATCGCCATTGAGCCGAATGATGCCGAACTTCTCCGATTCAAGGCGAGGATAGAAGAAGACGAAAGACTAAAATCGTTTACCTTTGACTGGATACATGCGACGACAGAAGTTTTTGAG gTAACTATGAATCAACTTGTCGCAGAAGGCGCATTTCCAAAAGTTCATTTCGTCCACATGTTGCAGATGTTATACCATGCACGAGACATGGAATCTACCATTTCTAATTATTACAAGGCACTGCTTGATGGTGGAGTCATGCTCATCACGATAGCTTCAAAAA AGAATAACGACATGTTCAAGTCTTTCCTTGACCTCGAGCCAAAGCGGAATAAACAAGCCCCAAAGAACAAGAAACGCTACAGTGATGACGTCACACGTGTCCTGCGACGTCTGGGCCTCAAGTACGACATCGAGAACGTCATCTACCATCTGGACATCACGGAATGCTTCAAGGAAGATTCCAAAGGTGGCAAACTTCTTCTGGATTTCATCTGCCTCACCAACGCTGCTCAGGTCTACCAGACGCTGACGACCTCAGACAGGGACCGACTGATGAAAAGGCTGCTGGACCACTGCGAACAGCACCCCGACGGCCGGGTTACCGTCCGGCTAAGCTTCGATGCCATCGTGGTGACAAAGAGCAGTGAGCAAACTTTACTAGTTCCATCTTCAGCCGATAGCAGCGCGGATGGAAACAAATTGGACGCCCAATGA
- the LOC121411449 gene encoding histamine N-methyltransferase B-like isoform X2, which yields MPTPNDLTIILSNRRDSGMTTIKEDHYLDALTEFIRRCDQEEVMLAWIKKRCPNILNVLPIVESSPSNPVRVIGVGCGNGIMDVQVLREMSSLSAFTQEIAIEPNDAELLRFKARIEEDERLKSFTFDWIHATTEVFEVTMNQLVAEGAFPKVHFVHMLQMLYHARDMESTISNYYKALLDGGVMLITIASKKNNDMFKSFLDLEPKRNKQAPKNKKRYSDDVTRVLRRLGLKYDIENVIYHLDITECFKEDSKGGKLLLDFICLTNAAQVYQTLTTSDRDRLMKRLLDHCEQHPDGRVTVRLSFDAIVVTKSSEQTLLVPSSADSSADGNKLDAQ from the exons tcgAACCGACGTGACAGCGGTATGACCACGATCAAGGAAGACCACTACCTCGATGCCCTGACGGAATTCATACGACGATGTGACCAGGAGGAGGTGATGTTAGCTTGGATCAAGAAAAGGTGCCCCAATATCCTAAATGTGCTTCCCATCGTAGAAAGCTCACCGAGTAACCCTGTCAGGGTAATTGGTGTAGGATGCGGGAATG GTATAATGGATGTGCAAGTTCTACGAGAGATGAGTTCGTTGAGTGCCTTTACACAAGAGATCGCCATTGAGCCGAATGATGCCGAACTTCTCCGATTCAAGGCGAGGATAGAAGAAGACGAAAGACTAAAATCGTTTACCTTTGACTGGATACATGCGACGACAGAAGTTTTTGAG gTAACTATGAATCAACTTGTCGCAGAAGGCGCATTTCCAAAAGTTCATTTCGTCCACATGTTGCAGATGTTATACCATGCACGAGACATGGAATCTACCATTTCTAATTATTACAAGGCACTGCTTGATGGTGGAGTCATGCTCATCACGATAGCTTCAAAAA AGAATAACGACATGTTCAAGTCTTTCCTTGACCTCGAGCCAAAGCGGAATAAACAAGCCCCAAAGAACAAGAAACGCTACAGTGATGACGTCACACGTGTCCTGCGACGTCTGGGCCTCAAGTACGACATCGAGAACGTCATCTACCATCTGGACATCACGGAATGCTTCAAGGAAGATTCCAAAGGTGGCAAACTTCTTCTGGATTTCATCTGCCTCACCAACGCTGCTCAGGTCTACCAGACGCTGACGACCTCAGACAGGGACCGACTGATGAAAAGGCTGCTGGACCACTGCGAACAGCACCCCGACGGCCGGGTTACCGTCCGGCTAAGCTTCGATGCCATCGTGGTGACAAAGAGCAGTGAGCAAACTTTACTAGTTCCATCTTCAGCCGATAGCAGCGCGGATGGAAACAAATTGGACGCCCAATGA